The following proteins come from a genomic window of Candidatus Methanoperedens sp.:
- a CDS encoding pirin family protein has protein sequence MNRKIENILEGKPTLEGAGVHLKRAFGFNEVPLLDPFLLLDDFHSDNPADYIAGFPWHPHRGIETVTYMLQGRVEHGDSMGNEGVILPGDVQWMTAGSGITHQEMPKGDNGHMWGFQLWVNLPSTHKMMKPRYREVKKSQIPEVTTDKNVIVRIICGEFGNTKGPVRDIVVDPEYLDITIAPGAEFEHGIKKGYRAFAYVIEGSGFFDEDKKKPVGIEHLVIFKDGDNVKITAGNKSLRFLLVSGKPIGEPVAWAGPIVMNTQKELYIAFEEYRNGTFIK, from the coding sequence ATGAACCGGAAGATTGAAAACATATTGGAAGGCAAACCAACACTGGAAGGCGCAGGAGTTCATCTTAAAAGGGCATTTGGTTTCAATGAAGTGCCTTTATTGGACCCTTTCCTGCTTCTTGATGATTTCCATTCGGACAACCCCGCTGATTATATTGCAGGATTTCCCTGGCATCCGCATCGCGGTATTGAAACAGTGACCTATATGCTGCAAGGCAGGGTGGAACATGGTGACAGCATGGGAAATGAAGGTGTGATCCTGCCAGGCGATGTGCAATGGATGACTGCGGGAAGCGGAATAACCCACCAGGAAATGCCAAAGGGAGATAATGGGCATATGTGGGGTTTCCAGTTATGGGTGAATCTTCCATCCACTCATAAAATGATGAAACCAAGGTACAGGGAAGTAAAAAAATCACAGATACCGGAAGTCACGACAGATAAGAACGTTATTGTGAGAATAATTTGCGGGGAATTCGGGAATACAAAAGGACCAGTACGGGATATTGTGGTCGATCCTGAGTATCTTGATATTACGATTGCTCCGGGTGCGGAATTTGAACATGGTATCAAGAAAGGGTACAGAGCATTTGCTTATGTGATCGAAGGAAGCGGTTTTTTTGATGAGGATAAGAAAAAACCAGTCGGCATCGAACATCTGGTAATTTTCAAGGATGGGGATAATGTGAAAATTACAGCAGGTAATAAAAGTCTGCGTTTCCTCCTTGTATCCGGAAAACCTATTGGCGAGCCTGTAGCATGGGCCGGACCTATTGTTATGAATACACAGAAAGAACTGTATATAGCTTTTGAGGAATACCGCAATGGTACGTTTATCAAATAA